Part of the Ornithodoros turicata isolate Travis chromosome 6, ASM3712646v1, whole genome shotgun sequence genome, ccgcgttatgaccaaaattttcgggaacgaccatggtcataataacgagggttcactgtatttcacTTTTTAATTAGTAACTAACTTGGACAAGTGAAAGGGACAGCATGAGTCATTATTTTGGAAAGCCTGCATCACTGGATATCCAAACCGATACTTCAGCCATTGCGCTCCCCTGACCCATCGCCACTGCTATCAGGCTGCTCACGTGTTCGATGGAGCCTGTTTCCGCCGGGTGGTGTCTGTCGCTTTTCAGTGTGTGTATGAAATGTGCGCCAAGATTTATATTCACAACGGTACAAAGCGGTAGAAAGCGTATCGCTTTAAGCCACAAAATTGTTTCCACAAAGTATCAACCACATGTGGCTGCTTCCAATCATCCACCCCACCACGCGGCTCGCTCTACAATGTATCGCTATTTGATTCGGTGGCTGGCAAAGTACGCCTGTATTTCCTCTCCCTGCATGCTTTGAAATAACTTTGCGATATCCTTAGACGCACGTTTAAACGTAAGCGCATTGTCCGTATAAATTGTGCTGCATATGCCTCTTCTGCTCACAAAGCGTTTAAATACTAGCAAAAAGGCACCCACTGATAAGTCACTCACAAGTTCCAAATGGATCACTCGCGTAACTGCACAGGTGAAGACGACAATGTATGCCTTGTGAGTGTCACCGTCTTCACGATAAAGGAAGGGTCCGGCGAAGTCAATCCCGGTTACATCGAACAGCTCGCGCTTTGACACTCGGTCAGCGGGAAGTGAGGCTACCGGCTCTGTCGCGGGCTTACTCTTCCTTTCGGCAAATTAGACAACGCCAGATAATCTTTTTCACAGCCTGGCGTCCCTTCACGATCCAATAGTCCTCCCGTAGCTGAGCCAAAGTATCCCACTCCCCTGCATGCAGCAGTCGTATATGTTCCCTGTCAGTGAGAAGGGCAGCAAATGAGTGAGTTGACGGAAGAATCACAGGCTTCGTTGTCTCCTTTATGTCGCTGAACTGTAGTCTTCCCCCAACACGAAGAATCCCATCATTGTCCAGGTATGGGGAAAGGTTACAGATAGTGCTGTCTGGTCCGAGCGGCTCCGATGAACGCAACTTCGCAATATCTTTGGCGAATGAATCCCTTTGCACGTTAGTTATCCAATAAATCTCTGCAGGCGTTAATTCCTCGGAAGTCAGTTGTCCCGTCCGTCTACGTGATCTGTTCCTGCAGTTGCTGACGAACCGTTTGACCCACGCAGTTATACGGGTCACTCGCGTCAGGGAGCTGTAGCTTTCGATGCGTAATATGCGACATGACACTGGTTTGGTAACAACTTTGCGGATCTTcatactttttctctcttctgcGGAGTAATCTTCCACGTTCGCTGGTACTGAGGGCTCAAGTAACCATTGTGACTGCGGTATCTGTAGCCATTGTGGACCACTCCACCACACTTGACTTCTCAGGAGAGCGTCGGGTCGCTGGCCACGCGTAAGCAAGTCCGCGGGGTTTTCTTTTCCTGGGCAGTGACTCCAATTAGCGGGATCCGTTAGCTGCTGAATCTCGGAGACGCGGTTGGCGACAAATCGTGTCCATCGGTTGGCATTACCCGTAATCCAATGCAGGGTCACAGTCGAGTCCGACCAAAGATGGATCGCCAAATCGGGAGGAGGAAGCGTTTTAATGATGTAGTTCGACAGCCGTGCGGCGACAACTGCACCCATCAGTTCCATACGTGGGAGTGACATTTTCTTTAAAGGGGCAACACGTGACTTGGACATCACCAATGATACATTTACATCCCCTTGTGGTGTTTCTGTCCTCAAGTACGCGACTGCGCCGTAAGCTCGTGGGCTAGCATCCGAGAAGACGTGTAGAGTCTTAGTTGACTCGCCGTTATTGAGGTCTTCGGCTAGCTTCCTTGGAATCGTCACGTACTGGAGACACGGTAGCTCGTTGCACCATTCATTCCACTCCATTGAGATATCTGACGGCAAGTCATCGTCCCAATCTGTTCCTCGTTCCCAGAGCGCTTGGAACAGTAGCTTTACACTAGTGACAACTGGCGCCAAGAATCCGAAAGGGTCGAAGATGCGTGCGCAGGATTGAAGTACGGCACGTTTCATTGTACTTGTAAACCCGATCGGCGCACTCAAGTCAAAGCCGAATTTATCTGTTCGGGGATTCCACACAACTCCCAGAACCTTTCGTGGTTGCATTTCTCCCACCAACGACGTCGTTCCTCCGTTCTGACGTTCACTGATACGCTGCAGCAAATCTTCGTCGTTAGACATCCATTTTCGAAGACGCATGTTCGCTTGTGACAGAATATCGTTTGCTTCAACGCAAATGGTCCTCGAGACTGTTGGCTCCCGTAACCAGATCGTCGACGTACATGTCGTTCATTAGGATCTTCGTCGTCACCGGATACTGATTTTGAAAACCTTCGAGGTGATGTTTTATGGTTGCTGCCAGCAGGAACGTGCTTGCCGTTGCCCCGAATGGAACACGTAACACTCCATGTTACAATAGGTGGTAATTCTTTCCCTGGCAGTGGTGTTTTTTTGTACCAAAGGAATCGTAATGCGTCACGGTCTTCCTCTGAGAGTGATACCTGGAGAAATGCCTTTCCGTTGTCTGCTAGGACGGCGATCTGATGTATCCGAAATTTGAGCAGAAGATCGATGAGACTCGGATTCAAGTTTGGTCCGGCTGACAATGTATCGTTGAGAGAAAGGCATCCTGGTGCACTAGATGACGCGTCAAAGACGATCCGTAGTTTCGTTGTGTGGCTGTCGCATCTCACCACGCTCTGGTGAGGCATGTAGTACATCGGGTTTGGCGACGTGATTGCCGTTTCTGGCGCTTCTTCGGCAAAACCGTTTTGCATGTACTCTCGTATTCCCGTGTCGTATTCCTTCATAATCTGTTCATCTCTCAGAAGGCGCTTTGTGAGTGATCCGAGCATCTTCATTGCTATCTCCTTATTGTCGCGAAGCCGGGCCACTTTCTCGTTCCACGGTAACGACACTTGGTAACGTCCATTCTTAACCTTCACTGTATCTTCAAACTGATTGAGGATCTCGTTTTAGTTGGTAACAGCTGCCTGTTACTCCTTAATGCCCATGTGTTCCAATTCCCAGAATGCTCGCAATTGGGCGGATATTTCTCTGTTTACTGCGTCAGTTACAGCTACTCTCATCACACCGGTAGGTGAACGTGTTGCAGATGAGTCAGTCGTTGTGGGTCCCTGAACCGTCCACCCAAAAATGGTCTCTACGGCAACAAGAGTTTGTCCAAACGTTTGAGGCCTCCTGTTACCATTGCCCAATAATTAATTGTCGGCTACAATGAGGACGCTGATTCCATCTTCGCACTGTTTGCCATGAAGTGAAGTATCAGCGATGACGATTCCCAGAGCGTGCGGTTGATCTCACAAAATGTCGACTGGCGCTTTCATGACGTCAGAGCAGATCATCAGAACTTCTAACGTCTCGACGCGAATATCCCTCCGGTCATGCTGACTTGTGAGCCACAGCTCAGCTCTTCGGCATGTAcattgttctcctgttgcatcTTCACCAAAGGTGAAGATTGTAACATCTTCCTCGCCCAGTACCCTGAGTCCGAGACGTTTTGACAGGTCGCCTCTCATGAAGGTACGCTGGCTTCTGCCATCTAGAAGTATAGGCGCACTTGGGCACGTTCCCTCCTTCCTTCGGCCCAAACTTGAGCTGTCTGCAGTAATATTTCACCCGAAGAGCATCCAGTACCTTGATCTGTAATTTTTAGGGACGATTGTAACGCCGCCTGCGTCCTCGTTGCGTCTGCGCCTGCGCGAACTATACTGGAGTCTTCAATCGGGTTGCcgtttcatttttgtttgcccaGTTCGGATCGCACAATGGTGTAATGTGCCTGCCGGAACACTTCGCACACTTTAGCCACTTCGAGTTTCTGCAGTTCCTGGACCTGTGATTTCGTTTAGCACAGCGAAAGCATCGGTTGTCGCGAGCGAGAATAGCCTTCAGTGTATCGAGGCTGATTGGCGAATCACAGTGCTTGCTTGCATGGTTATTGGACGCGCAGAATATACACTCAAGGCTTTCCCGTTCCACTCCAAGTGTCAAAGCGGTAGCTGATGGTGGATATCTCTTTTGGCGGTAATCGTTGCGTCCTCCATCACCGTCTGACGATTTTGACCCGTACTGGCTTCTTTCTCTACTTTCTACTTCGTTATTTAGAAATTTCAAAAATGCTTGTAGCTCGTCACTGCTTCGCGTTGACTGCTCGGCGTCGTGTTTACGATGGTACTCTAAGTTGAGCTCTGATGGTACCGCCTTCCGCAATACAGAAAGGAGTA contains:
- the LOC135398624 gene encoding uncharacterized protein LOC135398624 → MRLRKWMSNDEDLLQRISERQNGGTTSLVGEMQPRKVLGVVWNPRTDKFGFDLSAPIGFTSTMKRAVLQSCARIFDPFGFLAPVVTSVKLLFQALWERGTDWDDDLPSDISMEWNEWCNELPCLQYVTIPRKLAEDLNNGESTKTLHVFSDASPRAYGAVAYLRTETPQGDVNVSLVMSKSRVAPLKKMSLPRMELMGAVVAARLSNYIIKTLPPPDLAIHLWSDSTVTLHWITGNANRWTRFVANRVSEIQQLTDPANWSHCPGKENPADLLTRGQRPDALLRSQVWWSGPQWLQIPQSQWLLEPSVPANVEDYSAEERKSMKIRKVVTKPVSCRILRIESYSSLTRVTRITAWVKRFVSNCRNRSRRRTGQLTSEELTPAEIYWITNVQRDSFAKDIAKLRSSEPLGPDSTICNLSPYLDNDGILRVGGRLQFSDIKETTKPVILPSTHSFAALLTDREHIRLLHAGEWDTLAQLREDYWIVKGRQAVKKIIWRCLICRKEE